In Humulus lupulus chromosome 6, drHumLupu1.1, whole genome shotgun sequence, a single genomic region encodes these proteins:
- the LOC133782595 gene encoding diacylglycerol kinase 1-like isoform X2, whose product MKFLFQCCSWEVVMTHLRSDNVLKDFYIPDYILVPGSNVVDFRPVPCCPVIVFINTKSGGQLGGELLITYQKLLNKNQVFDLGEKAPDIVLHQLYVTLDKLKGSGDVFAAEIEKRLRIIVAGGDGTASWLLGVVSDLKLPHPPPIATVPLGTGNNLPFSFGWGKKNPGTSQESVESFLQKVKTSKEMKIDSWHIIMRMKAPKEGSCDPIAPLELPHSLHAFHRVSQTDEMNMDGYHTYRGGFWNYFSMGMDAQVSYAFHSERKLHPEKFKNQLTNQSAYLKLGCTQGWFCASLFHPASRNIAQLTKVMIMKKPGQWEELNIPRSIRSIVCLNLPSFSGGLNPWGKPNGNKLHDRDLTPPYVDDGLLEIVGFRNAWHGLVLLAPNGHGTRLAQARGVRFEFHKAAANHTFMRIDGEPWKQPLPVDDDKVVVEISHFGQVSMLAAVSCRSKSVHDPSSTLSDGTDDEDDSNEEETEGSEERRKFGAADTFKLPEGVDIAHLS is encoded by the exons ATGAAGTTTCTCTTCCAG TGCTGCAGTTGGGAGGTGGTCATGACTCATTTGCGTTCTGATAATGTTCTTAAGGACTTCTATATTCCCGATTACATTCTTGTACCGGGATCGAACGTTGTAGATTTTAGACCTGTTCCTTGTTGCCCAGTCATAGTGTTCATAAATACCAAAAGTGGTGGTCAGCTAGGAGGGGAACTCCTTATTACATATCAAAAACTTCTTAACAAAAATCAG GTTTTTGACTTGGGAGAAAAGGCACCTGATATAGTGTTACACCAGCTATATGTTACTTTGGATAAACTCAAGGGCAGTGGAGATGTTTTTGCTGCTGAAATTGAGAAGAGATTAAGAATAATT GTTGCAGGTGGAGATGGTACAGCCAGCTGGCTCCTTGGAGTAGTTTCTGATCTTAAACTTCCTCATCCACCTCCAATTGCTACTGTGCCACTAGGAACAGGAAACAACCTTCCATTTTCGTTTGGTTGG GGAAAAAAAAATCCTGGAACAAGCCAAGAATCTGTGGAATCTTTCTTGCAAAAAGTTAAAACATCAAAGGAAATGAAAATTGACAG CTGGCATATTATCATGAGAATGAAGGCTCCAAAGGAAGGCAGTTGTGATCCTATAGCACCTCTTGAACTACCCCACTCTTTGCATGCTTTCCATCGTGTCTCCCAAACAGATGAAATGAATATG GACGGCTATCACACTTACCGTGGTGGATTCTGGAACTATTTTAGCATGG GAATGGATGCTCAAGTATCTTATGCTTTTCACTCCGAAAGAAAGTTGCATCCAGAAAAGTTTAAAAATCAATTAACTAATCAG AGCGCTTACTTGAAGCTTGGTTGCACCCAAGGATGGTTTTGTGCTTCTTTATTTCATCCCGCTTCAAG GAACATAGCACAGCTCACAAAGGTGATGATCATGAAAAAACCAGGTCAATGGGAAGAACTCAACATACCTCGCAG CATCAGGTCTATTGTTTGCCTCAACTTGCCCAGTTTTTCTGGTGGACTCAATCCCTGGGGAAAACCAAATGGAAACAAACTGCATGAT AGGGACTTGACTCCTCCATACGTAGACGACGGCCTTCTTGAGATTGTTGGCTTTAGAAATGCTTGGCATGGCCTGGTTTTGCTAGCTCCTAATGGACATGGCACTCGTCTTGCACAG GCAAGAGGAGTCCGTTTCGAGTTTCATAAGGCTGCAGCCAACCACACATTCATGAGAATAGATGGCGAGCCATGGAAACAGCCTCTTCCGGTCGATGATGATAAAGTTGTTGTAGAAATCTCTCACTTTGGCCAAGTGAGTATGCTTGCAGCAGTGTCATGTCGATCCAAAAGTGTCCATGATCCATCCTCGACGCTATCCGATGGTacggatgatgaagatgatagcAATGAAGAAGAAACTGAAGGTTCGGAAGAGCGAAGGAAATTCGGTGCAGCTGACACATTTAAATTGCCGGAAGGTGTCGACATTGCTCATCTCAGTTAA
- the LOC133782595 gene encoding diacylglycerol kinase 1-like isoform X4, with translation MTHLRSDNVLKDFYIPDYILVPGSNVVDFRPVPCCPVIVFINTKSGGQLGGELLITYQKLLNKNQVFDLGEKAPDIVLHQLYVTLDKLKGSGDVFAAEIEKRLRIIVAGGDGTASWLLGVVSDLKLPHPPPIATVPLGTGNNLPFSFGWGKKNPGTSQESVESFLQKVKTSKEMKIDSWHIIMRMKAPKEGSCDPIAPLELPHSLHAFHRVSQTDEMNMDGYHTYRGGFWNYFSMGMDAQVSYAFHSERKLHPEKFKNQLTNQSAYLKLGCTQGWFCASLFHPASRNIAQLTKVMIMKKPGQWEELNIPRSIRSIVCLNLPSFSGGLNPWGKPNGNKLHDRDLTPPYVDDGLLEIVGFRNAWHGLVLLAPNGHGTRLAQARGVRFEFHKAAANHTFMRIDGEPWKQPLPVDDDKVVVEISHFGQVSMLAAVSCRSKSVHDPSSTLSDGTDDEDDSNEEETEGSEERRKFGAADTFKLPEGVDIAHLS, from the exons ATGACTCATTTGCGTTCTGATAATGTTCTTAAGGACTTCTATATTCCCGATTACATTCTTGTACCGGGATCGAACGTTGTAGATTTTAGACCTGTTCCTTGTTGCCCAGTCATAGTGTTCATAAATACCAAAAGTGGTGGTCAGCTAGGAGGGGAACTCCTTATTACATATCAAAAACTTCTTAACAAAAATCAG GTTTTTGACTTGGGAGAAAAGGCACCTGATATAGTGTTACACCAGCTATATGTTACTTTGGATAAACTCAAGGGCAGTGGAGATGTTTTTGCTGCTGAAATTGAGAAGAGATTAAGAATAATT GTTGCAGGTGGAGATGGTACAGCCAGCTGGCTCCTTGGAGTAGTTTCTGATCTTAAACTTCCTCATCCACCTCCAATTGCTACTGTGCCACTAGGAACAGGAAACAACCTTCCATTTTCGTTTGGTTGG GGAAAAAAAAATCCTGGAACAAGCCAAGAATCTGTGGAATCTTTCTTGCAAAAAGTTAAAACATCAAAGGAAATGAAAATTGACAG CTGGCATATTATCATGAGAATGAAGGCTCCAAAGGAAGGCAGTTGTGATCCTATAGCACCTCTTGAACTACCCCACTCTTTGCATGCTTTCCATCGTGTCTCCCAAACAGATGAAATGAATATG GACGGCTATCACACTTACCGTGGTGGATTCTGGAACTATTTTAGCATGG GAATGGATGCTCAAGTATCTTATGCTTTTCACTCCGAAAGAAAGTTGCATCCAGAAAAGTTTAAAAATCAATTAACTAATCAG AGCGCTTACTTGAAGCTTGGTTGCACCCAAGGATGGTTTTGTGCTTCTTTATTTCATCCCGCTTCAAG GAACATAGCACAGCTCACAAAGGTGATGATCATGAAAAAACCAGGTCAATGGGAAGAACTCAACATACCTCGCAG CATCAGGTCTATTGTTTGCCTCAACTTGCCCAGTTTTTCTGGTGGACTCAATCCCTGGGGAAAACCAAATGGAAACAAACTGCATGAT AGGGACTTGACTCCTCCATACGTAGACGACGGCCTTCTTGAGATTGTTGGCTTTAGAAATGCTTGGCATGGCCTGGTTTTGCTAGCTCCTAATGGACATGGCACTCGTCTTGCACAG GCAAGAGGAGTCCGTTTCGAGTTTCATAAGGCTGCAGCCAACCACACATTCATGAGAATAGATGGCGAGCCATGGAAACAGCCTCTTCCGGTCGATGATGATAAAGTTGTTGTAGAAATCTCTCACTTTGGCCAAGTGAGTATGCTTGCAGCAGTGTCATGTCGATCCAAAAGTGTCCATGATCCATCCTCGACGCTATCCGATGGTacggatgatgaagatgatagcAATGAAGAAGAAACTGAAGGTTCGGAAGAGCGAAGGAAATTCGGTGCAGCTGACACATTTAAATTGCCGGAAGGTGTCGACATTGCTCATCTCAGTTAA
- the LOC133782595 gene encoding diacylglycerol kinase 1-like isoform X3: protein MSWEVVMTHLRSDNVLKDFYIPDYILVPGSNVVDFRPVPCCPVIVFINTKSGGQLGGELLITYQKLLNKNQVFDLGEKAPDIVLHQLYVTLDKLKGSGDVFAAEIEKRLRIIVAGGDGTASWLLGVVSDLKLPHPPPIATVPLGTGNNLPFSFGWGKKNPGTSQESVESFLQKVKTSKEMKIDSWHIIMRMKAPKEGSCDPIAPLELPHSLHAFHRVSQTDEMNMDGYHTYRGGFWNYFSMGMDAQVSYAFHSERKLHPEKFKNQLTNQSAYLKLGCTQGWFCASLFHPASRNIAQLTKVMIMKKPGQWEELNIPRSIRSIVCLNLPSFSGGLNPWGKPNGNKLHDRDLTPPYVDDGLLEIVGFRNAWHGLVLLAPNGHGTRLAQARGVRFEFHKAAANHTFMRIDGEPWKQPLPVDDDKVVVEISHFGQVSMLAAVSCRSKSVHDPSSTLSDGTDDEDDSNEEETEGSEERRKFGAADTFKLPEGVDIAHLS from the exons ATGAG TTGGGAGGTGGTCATGACTCATTTGCGTTCTGATAATGTTCTTAAGGACTTCTATATTCCCGATTACATTCTTGTACCGGGATCGAACGTTGTAGATTTTAGACCTGTTCCTTGTTGCCCAGTCATAGTGTTCATAAATACCAAAAGTGGTGGTCAGCTAGGAGGGGAACTCCTTATTACATATCAAAAACTTCTTAACAAAAATCAG GTTTTTGACTTGGGAGAAAAGGCACCTGATATAGTGTTACACCAGCTATATGTTACTTTGGATAAACTCAAGGGCAGTGGAGATGTTTTTGCTGCTGAAATTGAGAAGAGATTAAGAATAATT GTTGCAGGTGGAGATGGTACAGCCAGCTGGCTCCTTGGAGTAGTTTCTGATCTTAAACTTCCTCATCCACCTCCAATTGCTACTGTGCCACTAGGAACAGGAAACAACCTTCCATTTTCGTTTGGTTGG GGAAAAAAAAATCCTGGAACAAGCCAAGAATCTGTGGAATCTTTCTTGCAAAAAGTTAAAACATCAAAGGAAATGAAAATTGACAG CTGGCATATTATCATGAGAATGAAGGCTCCAAAGGAAGGCAGTTGTGATCCTATAGCACCTCTTGAACTACCCCACTCTTTGCATGCTTTCCATCGTGTCTCCCAAACAGATGAAATGAATATG GACGGCTATCACACTTACCGTGGTGGATTCTGGAACTATTTTAGCATGG GAATGGATGCTCAAGTATCTTATGCTTTTCACTCCGAAAGAAAGTTGCATCCAGAAAAGTTTAAAAATCAATTAACTAATCAG AGCGCTTACTTGAAGCTTGGTTGCACCCAAGGATGGTTTTGTGCTTCTTTATTTCATCCCGCTTCAAG GAACATAGCACAGCTCACAAAGGTGATGATCATGAAAAAACCAGGTCAATGGGAAGAACTCAACATACCTCGCAG CATCAGGTCTATTGTTTGCCTCAACTTGCCCAGTTTTTCTGGTGGACTCAATCCCTGGGGAAAACCAAATGGAAACAAACTGCATGAT AGGGACTTGACTCCTCCATACGTAGACGACGGCCTTCTTGAGATTGTTGGCTTTAGAAATGCTTGGCATGGCCTGGTTTTGCTAGCTCCTAATGGACATGGCACTCGTCTTGCACAG GCAAGAGGAGTCCGTTTCGAGTTTCATAAGGCTGCAGCCAACCACACATTCATGAGAATAGATGGCGAGCCATGGAAACAGCCTCTTCCGGTCGATGATGATAAAGTTGTTGTAGAAATCTCTCACTTTGGCCAAGTGAGTATGCTTGCAGCAGTGTCATGTCGATCCAAAAGTGTCCATGATCCATCCTCGACGCTATCCGATGGTacggatgatgaagatgatagcAATGAAGAAGAAACTGAAGGTTCGGAAGAGCGAAGGAAATTCGGTGCAGCTGACACATTTAAATTGCCGGAAGGTGTCGACATTGCTCATCTCAGTTAA
- the LOC133782595 gene encoding diacylglycerol kinase 1-like isoform X1 → MTILNGISVNPGTRLREYSFGSHFVSRDLRSSVHNFLSKSWEVVMTHLRSDNVLKDFYIPDYILVPGSNVVDFRPVPCCPVIVFINTKSGGQLGGELLITYQKLLNKNQVFDLGEKAPDIVLHQLYVTLDKLKGSGDVFAAEIEKRLRIIVAGGDGTASWLLGVVSDLKLPHPPPIATVPLGTGNNLPFSFGWGKKNPGTSQESVESFLQKVKTSKEMKIDSWHIIMRMKAPKEGSCDPIAPLELPHSLHAFHRVSQTDEMNMDGYHTYRGGFWNYFSMGMDAQVSYAFHSERKLHPEKFKNQLTNQSAYLKLGCTQGWFCASLFHPASRNIAQLTKVMIMKKPGQWEELNIPRSIRSIVCLNLPSFSGGLNPWGKPNGNKLHDRDLTPPYVDDGLLEIVGFRNAWHGLVLLAPNGHGTRLAQARGVRFEFHKAAANHTFMRIDGEPWKQPLPVDDDKVVVEISHFGQVSMLAAVSCRSKSVHDPSSTLSDGTDDEDDSNEEETEGSEERRKFGAADTFKLPEGVDIAHLS, encoded by the exons ATGACGATTTTGAACGGAATTTCGGTCAATCCAGGCACTCGTTTGAGAGAGTATTCATTCGGTTCTCATTTCGTATCAAGAGATCTTCGGTCTTCAGTTCATAATTTTCTTTCTAAGAG TTGGGAGGTGGTCATGACTCATTTGCGTTCTGATAATGTTCTTAAGGACTTCTATATTCCCGATTACATTCTTGTACCGGGATCGAACGTTGTAGATTTTAGACCTGTTCCTTGTTGCCCAGTCATAGTGTTCATAAATACCAAAAGTGGTGGTCAGCTAGGAGGGGAACTCCTTATTACATATCAAAAACTTCTTAACAAAAATCAG GTTTTTGACTTGGGAGAAAAGGCACCTGATATAGTGTTACACCAGCTATATGTTACTTTGGATAAACTCAAGGGCAGTGGAGATGTTTTTGCTGCTGAAATTGAGAAGAGATTAAGAATAATT GTTGCAGGTGGAGATGGTACAGCCAGCTGGCTCCTTGGAGTAGTTTCTGATCTTAAACTTCCTCATCCACCTCCAATTGCTACTGTGCCACTAGGAACAGGAAACAACCTTCCATTTTCGTTTGGTTGG GGAAAAAAAAATCCTGGAACAAGCCAAGAATCTGTGGAATCTTTCTTGCAAAAAGTTAAAACATCAAAGGAAATGAAAATTGACAG CTGGCATATTATCATGAGAATGAAGGCTCCAAAGGAAGGCAGTTGTGATCCTATAGCACCTCTTGAACTACCCCACTCTTTGCATGCTTTCCATCGTGTCTCCCAAACAGATGAAATGAATATG GACGGCTATCACACTTACCGTGGTGGATTCTGGAACTATTTTAGCATGG GAATGGATGCTCAAGTATCTTATGCTTTTCACTCCGAAAGAAAGTTGCATCCAGAAAAGTTTAAAAATCAATTAACTAATCAG AGCGCTTACTTGAAGCTTGGTTGCACCCAAGGATGGTTTTGTGCTTCTTTATTTCATCCCGCTTCAAG GAACATAGCACAGCTCACAAAGGTGATGATCATGAAAAAACCAGGTCAATGGGAAGAACTCAACATACCTCGCAG CATCAGGTCTATTGTTTGCCTCAACTTGCCCAGTTTTTCTGGTGGACTCAATCCCTGGGGAAAACCAAATGGAAACAAACTGCATGAT AGGGACTTGACTCCTCCATACGTAGACGACGGCCTTCTTGAGATTGTTGGCTTTAGAAATGCTTGGCATGGCCTGGTTTTGCTAGCTCCTAATGGACATGGCACTCGTCTTGCACAG GCAAGAGGAGTCCGTTTCGAGTTTCATAAGGCTGCAGCCAACCACACATTCATGAGAATAGATGGCGAGCCATGGAAACAGCCTCTTCCGGTCGATGATGATAAAGTTGTTGTAGAAATCTCTCACTTTGGCCAAGTGAGTATGCTTGCAGCAGTGTCATGTCGATCCAAAAGTGTCCATGATCCATCCTCGACGCTATCCGATGGTacggatgatgaagatgatagcAATGAAGAAGAAACTGAAGGTTCGGAAGAGCGAAGGAAATTCGGTGCAGCTGACACATTTAAATTGCCGGAAGGTGTCGACATTGCTCATCTCAGTTAA